A window of Drosophila subobscura isolate 14011-0131.10 chromosome E, UCBerk_Dsub_1.0, whole genome shotgun sequence contains these coding sequences:
- the LOC117891497 gene encoding uncharacterized protein LOC117891497 isoform X2, with protein sequence MSWPGKLLITFENFTAGLPALTNDKSATVCPSSCDCQCKCCRGFSQKYVAFNGEPVSSSSTAGDVQKMMRLSTVDMLLLLHSAQARDNFWTNNFYKANLQEDYQAIGDAFASRRRQVDLGKLEAIMDTITAGYRRAVGLLRGAEAHGELRPSAVAASYPGLRCGCLDCEKWPWRTLQQVVEHQREHNVSDNWHCRMCYRSYYLQHMLSAHLKRDVRRDGFGQLMEDETYKQLLKDQKKLEVESFQSRPKVQEMIISTPEGVHLDFEKELRVGLLKPISCTCADIKNSARTPPDRAPPAGGRSVLVYVF encoded by the exons ATGTCTTGGCCTGGAAAATTGTTAATTACGTTTGAAAACTTCACCGCTGGCTTGCCAGCATTGACAAATGACAAAAGTGCAACGGTTTGCCCCAGCTCCTGTGATTGCCAATGTAAATGCTGTCGGGGTTTCAGCCAAAAGTACGTTGCCTTCAATGGAGAACCTGTTTCGTCCTCCTCCACTGCCGGCGATGTCCAGAAAATGATGCGGCTCAGCACAGTcgacatgctgctgctgctacactCGGCACAGGCACGCGACAATTTCTGGACAAATAATTTCTACAAGGCCAATCTTCAAGAGGATTATCAGGCGATTGGAGATGCCTTCGCATCGAGGCGGCGACAGGTGGATCTTGGGAAACTAGAGGCAATTATGGACACCATTACAGCTGGGTATCGACGCGCGGTGGGTCTTCTGCGTGGTGCCGAAGCCCATGGAGAGCTTCGGCCAAGCGCTGTTGCCGCATCATATCCAGGACTGCGTTGCGGCTGCCTGGATTGTGAGAAATGGCCCTGGCGAACCCTCCAGCAGGTGGTGGAGCATCAGCGAGAGCACAATGTGAGCGACAACTGGCACTGTCGGATGTGCTATCGCAGCTACTACCTGCAACACATGCTCTCCGCTCACCTAAAGAGGGACGTGCGCCGCGACGGCTTCGGACAGCTAATGGAGGATGAAACCTACAAACAGCTGCTGAAGGATCAAAAGAAACTGGAAGTCGAATCGTTCCAATCACGTCCTAAAGTCCAGGAGATGATTATCAGCACACCCGAGGGCGTCCATCTCGACTTTGAGAAGGAACTGAGAGTGGGGTTATTGAAAC CCATCAGCTGCACATGCGCCGACATCAAGAACAGCGCAAGAACACCACCAGATCGTGCCCCACCTGCTGGCGGTCGTTCCGTACTCGTGTATGTCTTCTGA
- the LOC117891497 gene encoding zinc finger protein 728 isoform X1, with protein MSWPGKLLITFENFTAGLPALTNDKSATVCPSSCDCQCKCCRGFSQKYVAFNGEPVSSSSTAGDVQKMMRLSTVDMLLLLHSAQARDNFWTNNFYKANLQEDYQAIGDAFASRRRQVDLGKLEAIMDTITAGYRRAVGLLRGAEAHGELRPSAVAASYPGLRCGCLDCEKWPWRTLQQVVEHQREHNVSDNWHCRMCYRSYYLQHMLSAHLKRDVRRDGFGQLMEDETYKQLLKDQKKLEVESFQSRPKVQEMIISTPEGVHLDFEKELRVGLLKRKRCYLSNCPRCNHEYHFPFSHQLHMRRHQEQRKNTTRSCPTCWRSFRTRVCLLKHQKRARLVCRLRYRPFKCRSCRWRFQMWSALKSHVLRLHQRRKPCLICQMPTVSRCCCSHSAKECRDAIKKHREMLRLQRGPPKVDRKQPKPVCGICSQELSNNFLLKVHMNKKHLHRRDFSCEICGLAFYSQGLMQVHRKAVHLMTKKIHCEVCDLTIKDKSNYKRHCQSQRHLDQLVKASKERCETLEVKPFKSQRSGVAVHCETCNVTLKGDINQHLQTIKHKRNVTKSKEIKAEKKDSLEHSSVRQEAVVGPEPCRFQKPEKVNYCGICDHTIIGTMQKHLKSGKHRNNLMNDKGK; from the coding sequence ATGTCTTGGCCTGGAAAATTGTTAATTACGTTTGAAAACTTCACCGCTGGCTTGCCAGCATTGACAAATGACAAAAGTGCAACGGTTTGCCCCAGCTCCTGTGATTGCCAATGTAAATGCTGTCGGGGTTTCAGCCAAAAGTACGTTGCCTTCAATGGAGAACCTGTTTCGTCCTCCTCCACTGCCGGCGATGTCCAGAAAATGATGCGGCTCAGCACAGTcgacatgctgctgctgctacactCGGCACAGGCACGCGACAATTTCTGGACAAATAATTTCTACAAGGCCAATCTTCAAGAGGATTATCAGGCGATTGGAGATGCCTTCGCATCGAGGCGGCGACAGGTGGATCTTGGGAAACTAGAGGCAATTATGGACACCATTACAGCTGGGTATCGACGCGCGGTGGGTCTTCTGCGTGGTGCCGAAGCCCATGGAGAGCTTCGGCCAAGCGCTGTTGCCGCATCATATCCAGGACTGCGTTGCGGCTGCCTGGATTGTGAGAAATGGCCCTGGCGAACCCTCCAGCAGGTGGTGGAGCATCAGCGAGAGCACAATGTGAGCGACAACTGGCACTGTCGGATGTGCTATCGCAGCTACTACCTGCAACACATGCTCTCCGCTCACCTAAAGAGGGACGTGCGCCGCGACGGCTTCGGACAGCTAATGGAGGATGAAACCTACAAACAGCTGCTGAAGGATCAAAAGAAACTGGAAGTCGAATCGTTCCAATCACGTCCTAAAGTCCAGGAGATGATTATCAGCACACCCGAGGGCGTCCATCTCGACTTTGAGAAGGAACTGAGAGTGGGGTTATTGAAACGTAAACGTTGTTATCTCAGCAATTGTCCGCGATGTAATCACGAGTATCACTTCCCTTTCAGCCATCAGCTGCACATGCGCCGACATCAAGAACAGCGCAAGAACACCACCAGATCGTGCCCCACCTGCTGGCGGTCGTTCCGTACTCGTGTATGTCTTCTGAAGCATCAGAAAAGAGCTCGCCTGGTATGTCGTCTGCGGTATCGGCCCTTCAAATgtcgcagctgccgctggagaTTCCAAATGTGGTCGGCCCTGAAGTCCCATGTGCTCCGGCTGCATCAGCGAAGGAAACCATGTCTGATATGCCAGATGCCTACAGTgagtcgttgttgctgctcccaCTCAGCCAAGGAGTGCCGTGATGCCATTAAGAAGCATCGAGAGATGCTGCGCCTGCAGCGTGGACCCCCGAAGGTGGACAGGAAGCAGCCCAAGCCGGTTTGCGGCATTTGCTCCCAAGAGTTGAGCAACAACTTCCTCCTGAAAGTGCACATGAACAAAAAGCATCTACACCGGCGAGATTTTTCGTGCGAAATCTGTGGATTGGCCTTCTACAGCCAGGGCTTGATGCAAGTCCACCGAAAAGCGGTCCATCTCATGACGAAGAAAATACACTGCGAGGTCTGCGATCTCACCATCAAGGACAAGAGCAACTATAAGCGTcactgccagagccagaggcaccTGGATCAGTTGGTCAAAGCGTCCAAGGAGCGGTGCGAGACCCTAGAGGTGAAGCCTTTCAAGAGCCAGAGATCAGGTGTTGCAGTTCACTGTGAGACGTGTAACGTCACCCTCAAAGGCGACATCAATCAGCATTTGCAAACCATCAAGCACAAGCGAAATGTTacgaaatcaaaagaaattaaagcGGAAAAAAAGGATTCCTTGGAACATTCCAGCGTGCGACAGGAAGCAGTAGTTGGTCCAGAGCCATGTAGATTCCAAAAACCCGAAAAAGTTAATTACTGTGGAATTTGTGATCACACAATCATTGGAACTATGCAGAAACACTTAAAATCGGGAAAGCATAGGAATAATTTGATGAATGATAAGGGAAAATAG
- the LOC117892667 gene encoding LOW QUALITY PROTEIN: eukaryotic translation initiation factor 4 gamma 2 (The sequence of the model RefSeq protein was modified relative to this genomic sequence to represent the inferred CDS: substituted 1 base at 1 genomic stop codon) — MSKSAIXSRKIITIPLSTFDAAPLLHSYDDSPQRWEHTNGHQAGVIIDQFRSGKTITIEGGTSTGDTTSIGGGSDLRLVITANPSEIERNYDQLTNRGGGGGGGVIGVSCGGQTPPTPTVGKTLLNTSPNLLPITTATDTFNNLKNLVKIDKGSTPASNQGGGNYRKGSNSSIYKSGSGGGVSPAISNSNEGLGGRNGSRSSGGPTGHFSTGYSKNSAKIRQHDSEVSPRPRRSYQGDSSSSRYYQKNSDILGQSINSQQLGSTDGSYNGSGRYSSSDQQGGAHRGSRSYHSNSDGSYNRSINSNSTGGPAGGASSGSGGGGGSNYRSSRNYENGNGSNGQQSRYGNGNSSSNYNGAASSSINKSSSYGHQRGGNDGVVSGVRREEYPNNYRDSYEDSPSHQRYNNTNSQERNGGAGGSGAAGPRSGYNRAPETDRYERGAPSSRPTGVRNGNAPAQVSASTSNSSNISLNNSANSAATSQQLQSSQQQQHQNQSQQQQQQQQQQQQQSQAAGGTKANTPPPITGRWIPPSLRPQHGLTPSEKNDAVFRRVRGILNKLTPEKFQELSDELLQLDLNSIVILNGVILLIFDKALDEPKYSSMYAQLCKRLSEEAPSFDKEPNTCTFLRLLIAVCRDKFNNRLKRDENDNSRPPPENEADEEERRHLAKQRMLGNVKFIGELNKLDMLSENVLHQCIMELLDKKKKRTAGTQEMCEDMECLAQLLKTCGKNLDSEQGKKLMNQYFETLERRSKSTEYPPRIRFMLKDVIELRLNHWIPRKVGTAEGPVPIKQIRSDDDSIIRTPFPNRNRDMRNNDRDGDSWMNRFHLNIQPGYNDMFSGLSVTGSSPIVSPFATSSNRDRDRDNRQYNNRGDRNRDQNGGGGGSGGGGGGNYNNRYNKHNQNGGGNSGGGSSGNRDRDRDDSRRNNDRDRDRNDGQYGGNQLLGSKELAPRFKRNLITTNQDAVENLQMRPAANSLLFRAANQNQKFPATLPMSTPPNSSQSKEQGQLSNSHYPLLGTPTSHLMNPARPSSTPSAEYADNKTLHGVQQEKTLKATSSSPNFSSGGGGSHEKLNDQNSDAQSAKSSIDGKDQQSVERPSTPAGNGTAKQNKKDKYTSKEELGKKATIYFKENFFYEEEPKDEEETEVEAPAPAAEQEDEIPAPSVKSDRFTELLEGFQELKLPEKALKDVCINLLMDVLDRANEVYLERVVRFLQAMRKQSSIKPNIIVEVFKQLVNKMNEREALNPRITAHVANVLSKTVCEPALLKLNDIANYTDNGQHFPLFLLVLQQLHKSIGKESLEEKFRASKIDLMSSLPEVDRNKERLAEILEDRNLSFLYPLLKVQAEMMKQLTSDPSPQNFYKWIKSNVDNKYYKDPGFIQALMTVVVKYITKETTLAPNLDPKEAPEKSVTQKEQQLLENYSQMLQTFLGQNELQLIALYALQAFCFNENFPKGMLCRWFKYLYESEIIEEEAFVSWKEEISDKYPGKGSALFQVNAWLTWLQEAESEDDED; from the exons ATGTCCAAGTCTGCAAT TTGATCCAGAAAAATCATCACCATTCCTCTATCAACGTTCGACGCCGCTCCCCTTTTGCACTCTTACGACGACAGTCCGCAACGTTGGGAGCACACCAACGGGCACCAGGCAGGCGTCATCATAGATCAGTTTCGGAGCGGTAAAACGATCACCATTGAGGGAGGCACCAGCACCGGTGATACGACGAGcatcggcggcggcagcgatTTAAGACTGGTAATAACGGCGAACCCTAGCGAGATCGAGCGCAATTACGATCAGCTTACCAATcgtggtggcggcggaggcggtggcgttATAGGCGTCAGCTGCGGTGGCCAAACCCCACCGACACCAACGGTCGGGAAAACCCTGCTCAACACCAGTCCCAATCTTTTGCCGATTACAACAGCGACTGACACGTTCAACAACCTTAAGAATCTGGTGAAGATCGACAAGGGCTCAACACCCGCATCGAATCAAGGAGGTGGCAACTATCGCAAGGGCTCGAACAGTTCTATCTACAAGTCGGGCAGTGGCGGTGGAGTATCCCCAGCCATAAGCAATAGCAACGAGGGTTTGGGTGGTAGAAACGGCAGCCGTTCATCTGGTGGCCCAACTGGACACTTTTCCACTGGCTATAGTAAAAATTCCGCCAAAATTCGTCAACACGATAGTGAGGTGAGCCCAAGACCTCGACGATCTTACCAGGGTgactcgtcgtcgtcgcgttACTATCAAAAGAATAGTGACATTTTGGGTCAAAGCATCAACAGTCAGCAGCTTGGAAGCACCGACGGAAGCTACAACGGCTCTGGACGATATTCTTCGAGTGATCAGCAAGGCGGAGCGCATCGTGGTAGTCGCAGCTATCACTCCAACTCCGATGGCAGCTATAATCGATCAATAAACTCCAACTCCACCGGCGGTCCTGCTGGCGGAGCAAGCAGCGGaagtggtggcggcggcggcagtaaTTACCGCTCCTCCCGCAACTACGAAAACGGCAATGGAAGCAACGGACAACAGTCGCGttacggcaacggcaactccTCGTCCAACTACAACGGAGCCGCATCGAGCTCAATTAACAAGTCATCGTCGTACGGGCATCAGCGTGGTGGCAACGATGGAGTCGTGAGCGGAGTTCGTCGCGAAGAATACCCCAACAACTACCGCGACAGCTACGAAGACTCTCCCTCACATCAACGATACAACAATACTAACAGCCAAGAGCGAAACGGAGGTGCTGGAGGCTCTGGAGCAGCAGGCCCTCGATCTGGTTACAATAGGGCCCCCGAGACCGATCGCTACGAGCGTGGTGCGCCCTCCAGTCGTCCTACAGGCGTTCGCAACGGAAATGCGCCTGCTCAGGTGTCAGCTTCCACTTCCAATTCTTCGAACATTTCTCTGAACAACTCTGCCAACTCGGCAGCCACTTCTCAGCAATTACAGTcgtcgcaacagcagcagcaccaaaaccaatcgcaacagcagcagcaacaacaacaacagcagcagcagcaatcacaggcagcaggaggcaccAAGGCAAACACTCCGCCACCAATTACTGGTCGCTGGATACCCCCATCTTTGCGTCCACAGCATGGACTTACCCCGAGCGAGAAGAACGATGCCGTGTTCCGGCGCGTGAGGGGAATACTGAACAAGCTTACGCCCGAGAAATTCCAGGAGCTGAGCGATGAACTACTGCAGCTTGACCTCAATTCGATTGTCATTTTGAATGGTGTGATCTTGCTGATCTTTGACAAGGCATTGGATGAGCCCAAGTATTCGTCTATGTACGCACAGCTGTGCAAGCGCCTGTCCGAGGAAGCACCATCGTTTGATAAGGAACCGAACACTTGCACTTTCCTGCGACTGCTGATTGCGGTGTGTCGCGACAAGTTCAACAATCGGCTGAAGCGTGACGAGAACGACAACAGCAGACCGCCGCCAGAAAATGAGGCCGACGAGGAGGAACGCCGCCACCTGGCGAAGCAGCGCATGCTCGGCAACGTTAAATTTATTGGGGAGCTCAACAAGCTCGACATGCTGTCGGAGAACGTGCTGCATCAGTGCATCATGGAGCTACTggacaagaagaagaaacgTACGGCCGGTACGCAGGAAATGTGCGAGGACATGGAATGCCTGGCTCAGTTGCTCAAGACTTGCGGCAAGAATCTGGATTCAGAACAGGGCAAAAAGCTGATGAATCAGTACTTCGAGACGTTGGAACGTCGATCAAAGTCAACTGAATATCCACCAAGGATACGCTTCATGCTAAAGGATGTCATCGAGCTGCGACTGAACCATTGGATTCCACGCAAGGTTGGCACCGCCGAGGGACCCGTCCCCATAAAGCAAATACGCTCGGACGACGACTCTATCATTCGCACCCCCTTCCCCAATCGCAATCGGGATATGCGCAACAACGATCGCGATGGCGACAGCTGGATGAATCGATTCCACTTGAATATCCAGCCTGGCTACAATGATATGTTCAGCGGGCTAAGCGTCACCGGATCCTCTCCAATTGTGTCCCC ATTCGCCACCAGCTCGAATCGGGACCGGGATCGCGATAATCGTCAGTACAACAATCGCGGCGACCGTAATCGCGACCAGAacggtggaggcggcggcagcggtggcggtggtggcggaaACTACAACAATCGCTACAACAAGCACAACCAGAACGGAGGAGGAAATAGCGGTGGAGGGTCATCCGGTAACCGGGACCGCGACCGTGATGATTCGCGCAGGAACAACGACCGCGACAGGGACCGCAACGATGGACAATATGGCGGTAACCAGCTGCTGGGAAGCAAGGAGCTAGCGCCGCGTTTCAAGCGTAATTTGATCACCACAAACCAGGATGCGGTGGAGAACTTGCAAATGCGCCCGGCGGCCAACTCCTTGCTTTTCCGAGCGGccaaccagaaccagaagtTCCCAGCCACGTTGCCCATGTCGACGCCACCCAACAGCAGTCAGAGCAAGGAACAGGGTCAGCTATCCAACTCGCACTATCCATTGCTGGGCACTCCAACATCCCATCTGATGAATCCAGCACGTCCATCGTCCACCCCGTCTGCGGAATATGCAGATAACAAGACACTGCATGGTGTTCAGCAGGAGAAGACCCTTAAGGCGACTTCATCATCGCCCAACTTCAGCTcgggtggtggtggctctCATGAGAAACTGAATGATCAGAACTCGGATGCCCAATCCGCAAAGTCTTCGATCGACGGCAAAGATCAACAATCGGTGGAGAGACCTTCAACACCAGCAGGCAATGGCACAGCCAAGCAAAATAAGAAGGATAAGTATACCAGCAAGGAGGAACTCGGCAAGAAGGCCACCATCTACTTCAAGGAGAACTTCTTCTACGAAGAGGAGCCaaaggatgaggaggagacagAGGTTGAAGCTCCTGCACCAGCTGCAGAGCAGGAAGATGAAATACCAGCACCTTCTGTCAAATCGGACCGCTTCACTGAGCTACTGGAGGGATTCCAAGAGTTGAAATTACCCGAGAAGGCTCTGAAGGATGTGTGCATTAACTTGCTAATGGATGTGCTGGACCGTGCGAATGAAGTCTACTTGGAGCGCGTCGTGCGCTTCTTGCAGGCAATGCGCAAACAGTCGAGCATCAAGCCGAACATTATTGTAGAAGTCTTCAAGCAGTTGGTGAACAAGATGAATGAGCGCGAGGCTCTCAACCCGAGGATCACGGCCCATGTGGCAAATGTCCTAAGCAAGACCGTATGCGAGCCAGCTCTGCTAAAGCTGAACGACATCGCCAACTACACGGACAATGGGCAGCACTTCCCGCTGTTCCTTttggtgctgcagcagctgcacaagAGCATTGGCAAGGAGAGTTTGGAGGAGAAGTTCCGAGCAAGCAAAATTGATCTGATGAGCAGTCTGCCGGAGGTTGATCGAAACAAGGAGAGACTGGCTGAAATACTCGAGGATCGCAATCTTTCCTTCCTTTATCCGTTGCTTAAAGTGCAGGCCGAGATGATGAAGCAGCTGACGAGCGATCCAAGTCCCCAAAACTTCTACAAGTGGATTAAATCGAATGTGGACAACAAGTACTACAAGGACCCCGGCTTTATTCAAGCCCTTATGACAGTAGTGGTCAAATATATAACCAAGGAGACGACACTGGCCCCCAATCTGGATCCAAAGGAAGCACCGGAGAAGTCTGTTAcccagaaggagcagcaactgTTGGAGAACTACAGCCAGATGCTGCAGACCTTCCTTGGACAAAACGAACTGCAACTCATAGCGCTTTATGCCTTGCAGGCGTTCTGCTTTAACGAGAATTTCCCCAAGG GCATGCTGTGCCGCTGGTTCAAATATCTGTACGAGTCGGAAATTATTGAGGAGGAGGCATTCGTCTCGTGGAAGGAGGAGATTTCCGACAAATATCCAGGCAAAGGATCTGCCCTGTTCCAGGTGAACGCCTGGCTGACTTGGCTACAAGAAGCCGAATCCGAGGACGATGAGGATTAA
- the LOC117891512 gene encoding U6 small nuclear RNA (adenine-(43)-N(6))-methyltransferase: MVGNKKSKYAMHPRNILRVPPDYTKLAIKHKDFRQVCELELTGKVSINFRNEKTLRELTKMLLQEYFELNVDFAPGSLVPTLALRLNYILWLEDMLEPLNLDNVRGIDIGCGSSCIYSLLGAKKNGWNMLALESKQQNIACARQNVKRNNLEDRIEVYAQPDKSSIFKSYFESEKLEKEFHFCLCNPPFFDSNSPNPFGGNTRNPQRRPAPNNVRTGSAEELTCEGGEVQFVQRIIEESRLNQQRVLIFTSMLGVKANVPKILDYLKERQINNVTTTEFHQGHTTRWAVAWSYQKAALSPGTECN, translated from the exons ATGgttggcaataaaaaaagcaagTATGCCATGCATCCGCGCAATATTCTGCGTGTGCCGCCAGACTACACCAAGCTGGCCATCAAGCACAAAGATTTCAGACAAGTCTGCGAATTG GAACTAACTGGCAAAGTGTCGATTAATTTTCGCAATGAGAAGACTTTGCGCGAACTGAcgaagatgctgctgcaagaATATTTTGAATTGAATGTTGATTTTGCACCCGGCAGCTTGGTGCCCACTTTGGCCCTGCGTTTGAACTACATCCTCTGGCTGGAGGACATGCTGGAGCCGCTCAACTTAGACAATGTGCGGGGCATTGATATTG GTTGTGGCTCCTCTTGCATTTACTCGTTGCTTGGCGCCAAAAAGAATGGCTGGAACATGCTTGCCCTCGAGTCGAAGCAACAAAACATTGCCTGTGCCCGGCAGAATGTCAAGCGAAACAACCTGGAAGACCGCATTGAAGTCTATGCCCAGCCAGACAAGTCCAGCATCTTCAAGAGCTACTTTGAGTCGGAGAAACTGGAGAAGGAATTTCACTTCTGCCTGTGTAATCCACCCTTCTTCGACTCAAACTCCCCCAATCCGTTCGGGGGCAACACTCGCAATCCCCAGAGACGGCCAGCGCCGAACAACGTGCGCACTGGCAGTGCCGAGGAGCTGACTTGCGAGGGGGGCGAGGTGCAGTTCGTTCAGCGCATCATTGAGGAGAGCCGGCTTAACCAGCAGCGCGTGCT CATCTTCACCAGCATGCTGGGTGTTAAGGCCAACGTGCCCAAGATCCTGGACTACCTGAAGGAGCGTCAGATCAACAATGTTACCACCACGGAGTTTCATCAGGGACACACCACGCGCTGGGCCGTGGCCTGGAGCTACCAAAAAGCGGCCCTCAGCCCCGGAACAGAATGTAATTGA